In Pyrus communis chromosome 1, drPyrComm1.1, whole genome shotgun sequence, the following are encoded in one genomic region:
- the LOC137712904 gene encoding uncharacterized protein isoform X1, with product MLCRGKASGRVVMEELLGYTEESRDNEELGISKSSSSSPYSYKLVPWLSWDEWLFVKKSLFSNSPDFVASALRRISTWRSRGCLPITIEVTASIIEIQRKDPHFRKDLSNDALDNSRTDQSLDASLSEEMLAMLYCMAIMRLVNGVVEKTRKKTEVSIAVAADAIGIPRTLIDVRHEGSHRELPALDVVRTASVKALDWLKCYYWEPQKKEIPFHGNETDNIRIEIRSKLHELAFSLRVKTTPQSHSSNVKKKRGLKKDRKRILKSLIGLYSSFSSEVVSVLLEFLLEAINSSDTLELPVNTQSGPRLLISLNEWKLVITKFSNKEPELLLALLNAVLDMIETRETVIYETGGISTSSDRRAEVLQVEHLSSLFAWLVQNFEGLKPRHEMDSAAEIKVSSAGKTLSKAILMELLRKCLIVSASANKKLMDSAAHLAQLTGDSFLVGKLHKLSSFVSSNSDGTEEDTVHINSNNQFKKQEESISQAAEKLELIKRRIVRSKVVKRIDADVGDTNRWVLAKSWNPCPIGMLPRAVGSSGRLPVLDVNVLEKVPELVGRKEMWELNQCSVKRPSSEMQLLDNPCVKKMRAAVDGSVSEGEDLSSWEDVDGHLMIGGVWKKVGEEELLAVKSAVRILI from the exons tTGTGTAGAGGTAAAGCGAGTGGAAGAGTTGTAATGGAAGAACTTTTGGGGTACACGGAAGAATCAAGAGATAATGAGGAGTTGGGTATATCAAAgtcgtcatcatcatcacctTACAGCTACAAATTGGTGCCTTGGTTGAGTTGGGACGAGTGGCTCTTTGTCAAAAAATCTCTTTTCTCTAATTCACCTGATTTTGTGGCTTCCGCTTTGAGAAGA ATATCAACATGGAGAAGCAGAGGCTGTCTTCCTATTACGATTGAAGTTACAGCATCAATTATTGAAATTCAACGAAAAGATCCTCACTTTAG AAAGGACCTGTCAAATGATGCTTTAGATAATTCCAGAACAGATCAATCACTTGATGCTTCACTCTCAGAGGAAATGCTGGCCATGTTATATTGTATGGCAATCATGAG GCTTGTGAATGGTGTGGTTGAGAAGACACGGAAAAAAACAGAGGTGTCAATTGCTGTGGCTGCTGATGCAATTGGCATTCCACGTACACTGATTGATGTTCGTCATG agggATCTCACCGTGAACTTCCTGCACTTGACGTTGTTCGTACTGCTTCAGTTAAG GCCCTTGATTGGTTGAAGTGTTATTACTGGGAGCCTCAGAAGAAGGAAATTCCATTTCATGGTAATGAAACTGATAATATCAGAATTGAAATAAGGTCTAAATTGCATGAATTGGCCTTCTCCTTAAGAGTTAAGACGACTCCTCAATCCCATTCTTCAAATGTCAAGAAAAAGCGCG GTTTAAAAAAAGACCGTAAAAGGATATTGAAAAGTCTTATTGGGCTGTATTCTTCCTTCTCCTCAGAAGTTGTTTCTGTACTGTTGGAGTTCTTGTTGGAGGCTATAAATTCCTCAGACACCTTGGAGCTTCCAGTAAACACCCAAAGTGGCCCAAGACTACTTATTTCGTTGAATGAGTGGAAGCTTGTgataacaaaattttcaaacaaggAACCAGAGTTGCTTCTGGCTCTTCTGAATGCAGTTCTTGATATGATTGAGACTCGGGAAACAGTGATATATGAGACGG GAGGGATTTCCACATCATCAGACCGCAGGGCTGAGGTACTCCAAGTTGAAcacctttcttctctctttgcgTGGCTCgttcaaaattttgaaggaTTAAAGCCTCGCCATGAAATGGACTCTGCAGCCGAAATCAAAGTTTCTTCAGCAGGCAAAACTCTCTCAAAAGCAATTCTGATGGAACTCCTACGTAAATGTCTTATTGTATCAGCTTCTGCTAATAAAAAGCTCATGGATTCTGCCGCCCATCTTGCACAGCTGACTGGGGACAGCTTCCTAGTGGGAAAACTGCACAAGCTCTCTTCGTTTGTTTCATCAAATTCAGATGGTACTGAAGAAGATACTGTTCATATAAATTCAAATAATCAATTTAAGAAGCAAGAAGAATCTATAAGTCAAGCAGCAGAGAAGCTAGAGCTGATTAAACGTCGCATAGTGAGGAGCAAAGTAGTGAAGAGGATCGATGCTGATGTCGGAGACACTAACAGATGGGTTCTGGCAAAATCATGGAACCCGTGTCCAATTGGAATGTTGCCTCGAGCTGTGGGGTCTTCTGGCCGCCTTCCTGTTCTGGATGTTAATGTCCTGGAAAAGGTTCCTGAGTTAGTAGGAAGAAAAGAGATGTGGGAGTTGAACCAATGCAGTGTCAAGAGACCTAGTTCCGAAATGCAGCTCCTAGATAACCCATGTGTTAAGAAAATGAGGGCGGCAGTGGATGGTTCTGTGTCGGAAGGTGAGGATCTTTCATCCTGGGAAGATGTCGACGGACATCTCATGATAGGCGGGGTGTGGAAGAAAGTCGGGGAAGAAGAGCTACTCGCCGTCAAGTCTGCTGTGAGGATATTAATCTAG
- the LOC137712904 gene encoding uncharacterized protein isoform X3: MLCRGKASGRVVMEELLGYTEESRDNEELGISKSSSSSPYSYKLVPWLSWDEWLFVKKSLFSNSPDFVASALRRISTWRSRGCLPITIEVTASIIEIQRKDPHFRTDQSLDASLSEEMLAMLYCMAIMRLVNGVVEKTRKKTEVSIAVAADAIGIPRTLIDVRHEGSHRELPALDVVRTASVKALDWLKCYYWEPQKKEIPFHGNETDNIRIEIRSKLHELAFSLRVKTTPQSHSSNVKKKRGLKKDRKRILKSLIGLYSSFSSEVVSVLLEFLLEAINSSDTLELPVNTQSGPRLLISLNEWKLVITKFSNKEPELLLALLNAVLDMIETRETVIYETGGISTSSDRRAEVLQVEHLSSLFAWLVQNFEGLKPRHEMDSAAEIKVSSAGKTLSKAILMELLRKCLIVSASANKKLMDSAAHLAQLTGDSFLVGKLHKLSSFVSSNSDGTEEDTVHINSNNQFKKQEESISQAAEKLELIKRRIVRSKVVKRIDADVGDTNRWVLAKSWNPCPIGMLPRAVGSSGRLPVLDVNVLEKVPELVGRKEMWELNQCSVKRPSSEMQLLDNPCVKKMRAAVDGSVSEGEDLSSWEDVDGHLMIGGVWKKVGEEELLAVKSAVRILI, translated from the exons tTGTGTAGAGGTAAAGCGAGTGGAAGAGTTGTAATGGAAGAACTTTTGGGGTACACGGAAGAATCAAGAGATAATGAGGAGTTGGGTATATCAAAgtcgtcatcatcatcacctTACAGCTACAAATTGGTGCCTTGGTTGAGTTGGGACGAGTGGCTCTTTGTCAAAAAATCTCTTTTCTCTAATTCACCTGATTTTGTGGCTTCCGCTTTGAGAAGA ATATCAACATGGAGAAGCAGAGGCTGTCTTCCTATTACGATTGAAGTTACAGCATCAATTATTGAAATTCAACGAAAAGATCCTCACTTTAG AACAGATCAATCACTTGATGCTTCACTCTCAGAGGAAATGCTGGCCATGTTATATTGTATGGCAATCATGAG GCTTGTGAATGGTGTGGTTGAGAAGACACGGAAAAAAACAGAGGTGTCAATTGCTGTGGCTGCTGATGCAATTGGCATTCCACGTACACTGATTGATGTTCGTCATG agggATCTCACCGTGAACTTCCTGCACTTGACGTTGTTCGTACTGCTTCAGTTAAG GCCCTTGATTGGTTGAAGTGTTATTACTGGGAGCCTCAGAAGAAGGAAATTCCATTTCATGGTAATGAAACTGATAATATCAGAATTGAAATAAGGTCTAAATTGCATGAATTGGCCTTCTCCTTAAGAGTTAAGACGACTCCTCAATCCCATTCTTCAAATGTCAAGAAAAAGCGCG GTTTAAAAAAAGACCGTAAAAGGATATTGAAAAGTCTTATTGGGCTGTATTCTTCCTTCTCCTCAGAAGTTGTTTCTGTACTGTTGGAGTTCTTGTTGGAGGCTATAAATTCCTCAGACACCTTGGAGCTTCCAGTAAACACCCAAAGTGGCCCAAGACTACTTATTTCGTTGAATGAGTGGAAGCTTGTgataacaaaattttcaaacaaggAACCAGAGTTGCTTCTGGCTCTTCTGAATGCAGTTCTTGATATGATTGAGACTCGGGAAACAGTGATATATGAGACGG GAGGGATTTCCACATCATCAGACCGCAGGGCTGAGGTACTCCAAGTTGAAcacctttcttctctctttgcgTGGCTCgttcaaaattttgaaggaTTAAAGCCTCGCCATGAAATGGACTCTGCAGCCGAAATCAAAGTTTCTTCAGCAGGCAAAACTCTCTCAAAAGCAATTCTGATGGAACTCCTACGTAAATGTCTTATTGTATCAGCTTCTGCTAATAAAAAGCTCATGGATTCTGCCGCCCATCTTGCACAGCTGACTGGGGACAGCTTCCTAGTGGGAAAACTGCACAAGCTCTCTTCGTTTGTTTCATCAAATTCAGATGGTACTGAAGAAGATACTGTTCATATAAATTCAAATAATCAATTTAAGAAGCAAGAAGAATCTATAAGTCAAGCAGCAGAGAAGCTAGAGCTGATTAAACGTCGCATAGTGAGGAGCAAAGTAGTGAAGAGGATCGATGCTGATGTCGGAGACACTAACAGATGGGTTCTGGCAAAATCATGGAACCCGTGTCCAATTGGAATGTTGCCTCGAGCTGTGGGGTCTTCTGGCCGCCTTCCTGTTCTGGATGTTAATGTCCTGGAAAAGGTTCCTGAGTTAGTAGGAAGAAAAGAGATGTGGGAGTTGAACCAATGCAGTGTCAAGAGACCTAGTTCCGAAATGCAGCTCCTAGATAACCCATGTGTTAAGAAAATGAGGGCGGCAGTGGATGGTTCTGTGTCGGAAGGTGAGGATCTTTCATCCTGGGAAGATGTCGACGGACATCTCATGATAGGCGGGGTGTGGAAGAAAGTCGGGGAAGAAGAGCTACTCGCCGTCAAGTCTGCTGTGAGGATATTAATCTAG
- the LOC137712904 gene encoding uncharacterized protein isoform X2 has protein sequence MEELLGYTEESRDNEELGISKSSSSSPYSYKLVPWLSWDEWLFVKKSLFSNSPDFVASALRRISTWRSRGCLPITIEVTASIIEIQRKDPHFRKDLSNDALDNSRTDQSLDASLSEEMLAMLYCMAIMRLVNGVVEKTRKKTEVSIAVAADAIGIPRTLIDVRHEGSHRELPALDVVRTASVKALDWLKCYYWEPQKKEIPFHGNETDNIRIEIRSKLHELAFSLRVKTTPQSHSSNVKKKRGLKKDRKRILKSLIGLYSSFSSEVVSVLLEFLLEAINSSDTLELPVNTQSGPRLLISLNEWKLVITKFSNKEPELLLALLNAVLDMIETRETVIYETGGISTSSDRRAEVLQVEHLSSLFAWLVQNFEGLKPRHEMDSAAEIKVSSAGKTLSKAILMELLRKCLIVSASANKKLMDSAAHLAQLTGDSFLVGKLHKLSSFVSSNSDGTEEDTVHINSNNQFKKQEESISQAAEKLELIKRRIVRSKVVKRIDADVGDTNRWVLAKSWNPCPIGMLPRAVGSSGRLPVLDVNVLEKVPELVGRKEMWELNQCSVKRPSSEMQLLDNPCVKKMRAAVDGSVSEGEDLSSWEDVDGHLMIGGVWKKVGEEELLAVKSAVRILI, from the exons ATGGAAGAACTTTTGGGGTACACGGAAGAATCAAGAGATAATGAGGAGTTGGGTATATCAAAgtcgtcatcatcatcacctTACAGCTACAAATTGGTGCCTTGGTTGAGTTGGGACGAGTGGCTCTTTGTCAAAAAATCTCTTTTCTCTAATTCACCTGATTTTGTGGCTTCCGCTTTGAGAAGA ATATCAACATGGAGAAGCAGAGGCTGTCTTCCTATTACGATTGAAGTTACAGCATCAATTATTGAAATTCAACGAAAAGATCCTCACTTTAG AAAGGACCTGTCAAATGATGCTTTAGATAATTCCAGAACAGATCAATCACTTGATGCTTCACTCTCAGAGGAAATGCTGGCCATGTTATATTGTATGGCAATCATGAG GCTTGTGAATGGTGTGGTTGAGAAGACACGGAAAAAAACAGAGGTGTCAATTGCTGTGGCTGCTGATGCAATTGGCATTCCACGTACACTGATTGATGTTCGTCATG agggATCTCACCGTGAACTTCCTGCACTTGACGTTGTTCGTACTGCTTCAGTTAAG GCCCTTGATTGGTTGAAGTGTTATTACTGGGAGCCTCAGAAGAAGGAAATTCCATTTCATGGTAATGAAACTGATAATATCAGAATTGAAATAAGGTCTAAATTGCATGAATTGGCCTTCTCCTTAAGAGTTAAGACGACTCCTCAATCCCATTCTTCAAATGTCAAGAAAAAGCGCG GTTTAAAAAAAGACCGTAAAAGGATATTGAAAAGTCTTATTGGGCTGTATTCTTCCTTCTCCTCAGAAGTTGTTTCTGTACTGTTGGAGTTCTTGTTGGAGGCTATAAATTCCTCAGACACCTTGGAGCTTCCAGTAAACACCCAAAGTGGCCCAAGACTACTTATTTCGTTGAATGAGTGGAAGCTTGTgataacaaaattttcaaacaaggAACCAGAGTTGCTTCTGGCTCTTCTGAATGCAGTTCTTGATATGATTGAGACTCGGGAAACAGTGATATATGAGACGG GAGGGATTTCCACATCATCAGACCGCAGGGCTGAGGTACTCCAAGTTGAAcacctttcttctctctttgcgTGGCTCgttcaaaattttgaaggaTTAAAGCCTCGCCATGAAATGGACTCTGCAGCCGAAATCAAAGTTTCTTCAGCAGGCAAAACTCTCTCAAAAGCAATTCTGATGGAACTCCTACGTAAATGTCTTATTGTATCAGCTTCTGCTAATAAAAAGCTCATGGATTCTGCCGCCCATCTTGCACAGCTGACTGGGGACAGCTTCCTAGTGGGAAAACTGCACAAGCTCTCTTCGTTTGTTTCATCAAATTCAGATGGTACTGAAGAAGATACTGTTCATATAAATTCAAATAATCAATTTAAGAAGCAAGAAGAATCTATAAGTCAAGCAGCAGAGAAGCTAGAGCTGATTAAACGTCGCATAGTGAGGAGCAAAGTAGTGAAGAGGATCGATGCTGATGTCGGAGACACTAACAGATGGGTTCTGGCAAAATCATGGAACCCGTGTCCAATTGGAATGTTGCCTCGAGCTGTGGGGTCTTCTGGCCGCCTTCCTGTTCTGGATGTTAATGTCCTGGAAAAGGTTCCTGAGTTAGTAGGAAGAAAAGAGATGTGGGAGTTGAACCAATGCAGTGTCAAGAGACCTAGTTCCGAAATGCAGCTCCTAGATAACCCATGTGTTAAGAAAATGAGGGCGGCAGTGGATGGTTCTGTGTCGGAAGGTGAGGATCTTTCATCCTGGGAAGATGTCGACGGACATCTCATGATAGGCGGGGTGTGGAAGAAAGTCGGGGAAGAAGAGCTACTCGCCGTCAAGTCTGCTGTGAGGATATTAATCTAG
- the LOC137735734 gene encoding uncharacterized protein At5g49945, protein MVMASLSYTRLLSLLSLFILLFLLSHLSFSPSSVLADSQFEGFDDADEIDDTDDDDSSLPLPTRTRPSLTTTSQPDPPPSTDPSLPDPDPNPIPDSDSPSTDLPKPSSTSFEDWDEDEFEGLPVQPQQKPPLHDPAITENATPSSDSDPKPSADPKPPAAPRSFVVEIACGGFLIVFIINYFTGKRVNENIALAWAAKFATKDSIFEKNFSILGVGDGDDSPLLLKEGQNVFKFYASGRRCCQGLLATMELKSRHDLISSIFNLVVPSRDEINIEVYMNDEAMDHVVFALARKKSAKAMQKEVRDLQKFAGILSPPTGRKWVSEDLAVISESKEVAGDLITEAVLEQVLGEKAFQKFGKGFIYMHFSDQHPGAQKKMLLFKFALPDAGNMADMTRLVALVPYYIDLIGRYKLSSQARSKTEAIRSKAAQEAYKELQNARQEALQRKKAERRKMMEEAEAKLSAESIRKKEAKERARQMKKAMPKIKMTRGS, encoded by the exons ATGGTCATGGCGTCACTCTCTTACACTCGCCTCCTTTCTCTGCTCTCACTCTtcatcctcctcttcctcttatCCCACCTTtccttctctccctcctccgTCCTCGCTGACTCCCAATTCGAAGGCTTCGACGACGCCGACGAAATCGACGATACCGACGACGACGACTCCTCACTCCCTCTCCCCACTCGCACCCGTCCTTCCCTCACCACCACCTCCCAACCCGACCCACCTCCCTCCACCGATCCCTCCCTACCCGACCCGGATCCCAACCCGATTCCCGATTCGGATTCTCCATCCACCGATCTTCCGAAGCCTTCCTCCACCAGCTTCGAGGATTGGGATGAAGATGAGTTCGAAGGCCTACCCGTCCAACCGCAGCAGAAACCGCCCCTCCACGACCCTGCAATTACTGAAAATGCCACTCCCTCCTCCGATTCCGATCCCAAACCCTCCGCTGACCCCAAGCCCCCCGCCGCGCCGAGATCCTTTGTTGTGGAGATCGCGTGCGGAGGGTTCCTGATCGTCTTCATCATCAACTACTTCACCGGGAAGCGGGTGAACGAGAACATCGCCCTGGCTTGGGCGGCGAAATTCGCCACCAAAGACTCGATTTTCGAGAAGAACTTCAGTATTTTGGGCGTCGGAGACGGCGACGATTCGCCCTTGCTGTTGAAGGAAGGGCAGAACGTGTTCAAGTTTTACGCGAGTGGGCGGAGGTGCTGCCAGGGACTTCTGGCGACGATGGAGCTCAAGAGCCGCCACGATTTGATCTCCTCGATTTTCAACTTGGTGGTTCCCAGTAGGGACGAGATCAATATCGAGGTTTATATGAACGATGAAGCGATGGACCACGTGGTTTTCGCCTTGGCAAGGAAGAAGTCGGCCAAGGCAATGCAGAAGGAGGTTAGGGACTTGCAGAAGTTTGCCGGGATATTGTCTCCGCCTACTGGAAGGAAGTGGGTTTCTGAGGACCTGGCGGTTATCTCCGAATCTAAGGAAGTGGCTGGTGATTTGATCACTGAGGCTGTGCTCGAACAG GTTTTAGGTGAAAAGGCTTTTCAGAAATTTGGAAAGGGTTTCATCTACATGCATTTTTCAGATCAACATCCAGGCGCGCAAAAGAAGATGCTGTTGTTCAAGTTTGCCCTACCGGATGCAGGTAACATGGCTGATATGACTCGTCTGGTGGCCTTGGTACCATATTATATTGATTTGATTGGGCGCTACAAGCTAAGCAGTCAG GCTCGATCCAAAACTGAAGCTATCAGATCAAAGGCGGCTCAAGAGGCTTACAAAGAACTCCAAAATGCAAGGCAAGAAGCATTGCAAAGAAAGAAGGCGGAGAGGAGAAAGATGATGGAGGAGGCCGAGGCTAAGCTCAGTGCAGAGAGTATTCGCAAGAAAGAAGCAAAGGAGCGTGCTCGTCAGATGAAGAAGGCAATGCCGAAGATAAAAATGACCCGTGGTAGCTGA